Part of the Rhizobium sp. N324 genome, TCGATGGCGACATGGTCGTTTCACCGGACTTCGGCGGAGCGAAGCGAGCTGAGCACTTGGCGGCCCTGCTCGGCTGCCCATTCGCTGTCATGCGCAAGCACCGCAGAGACGATGATGACTTTCGGGAGAGCGTCGAGATTCTGGGGGACGTTGCTGGCCGGACGATCATCCTGATTGACGACGAAATCAACAGTGGTCAGACGGCTTTTTCAGCCGCCGCACATCTCAAAGCGGCAGGCGCTCGCAAGATAACCCTTGCCGCAGCCCATGCCATATTCACGCCGTCGCTGAACGAAAACTGGGGACGGTCTCAGATCGACCGCATCGTTGTGACCGACAGCGTCGGACGTACCGACAATTTCCCCGACAGTGTCGAAGTAGTCTCGATCGGCAACGAAATTGCAGGCGCGCTGCAGGCACGCTGAGAAGCATTACCTGAAATCTAGCATCACGCGATTAACACGTGGATCGAGCGCCTGCTCGAATGCCTCTTGGGCGTTTGACGAGGGCCAAAGATTGACCTGCAGCACGTCGAAGCGTGCGGCGTGTTCAACGATGGTTCGGATGGCATTTCTCACGTCGTCCGCGCTTTGGGCTATGGTGCCGATCAGTTCAATTTCCCGGTAATGCAGAAAGTTAGCGCCTACCGATAACAAATCGGACGTCGGAATCGATTGGTAGAGTACAATCCTGGCACCGCGTGACGCCGCAGCTATGGCCCCCTGAATGCCTCTGACACCGAAGCGCGTGCAAAAGATGCAGTCGAAGCCCCAGCCATCCGTTAATTTCTCGACGAGTTTCGGATCAGACAGAGAATGAACTGACCCCGTTGCATGGGCGCCGGTCGACATCACAGGCCCATGCGTTGCCACGTCGTCATCGAAAAGGTAAACGTCGCATCCTTTGGTTGTCAGAAGTATCGAATGGAGAAGGCCCATCGTGCCTCCGCCGATGACGGCCACAGTGTCTCCAGCCTTTGCACGCGCCCTATTTATGCCGCGTGCCACGCAGGCGACAGGTTCAACTAACGCGGCACGCTCGGGAGCCAAAAAGGAAGGTACGGAAAAAACCTGATAGGCGGGTACGCCCACAAAATTGGCCAATCCCCCCGGCCCCTGCGGCACCCCTCCTCTCGCTTTAGGATTTAAATATGCACAGTGGTTGTCCAGTCCGAGGCGGCAGGCACGACATTGGCCGCATCTGCGCATTAAAAGCACCGCAACGCGGTCTCCTACGCGCAGGCCATCCGGTACATCGTCCGGCAGAAACACGATCGTGCCTGACAACTCGTGCCCGCCCCAATAGGGGTAAGTCGGCTTGGCGCCCCGATAAACGCGTTGCTCCGGTGTGCAGAGTCCACACAACTCTATCCGCACACCGACTTCGGACGATACGGCGAGTGGAACCGACAATGTCCATTCTTCAACCTTGCGGGGGCAAGTAATTACGAGTCCACGAACCTCCATACGAGACCTCTCGCTCCCCGACACACCGACTGTCCTAATATGTACACTTACTTGCATCCAGAATCTAGCCAACAACCACAGGCGGCAGTCAGAAAGCTGATGAAATCACGTGCCTTGCTGGCGGGCTTGCTTATGTCCTGGGTCTTGACAAGCTTCTCGGAGATATCGTCGGCGCAAACGGCAAAGGACGTTTCAAGCGGCAGAAGTGTTCCCTTGCGCAAGGAGCGACGAAACTATTGAAGGTAGAGTGGAGCGCTTGGGCCGCGTCAATGCCACCAGCCTCAAACACGAGCCGCGGTTTACCAGCCCGTTCTTCGATGCATCCTCATCTCTGCGAAGATGCCATGTCGCCTTCCCTCATCTGCCCGCGCGAACCCTCCTGAGAGCCTATCGCCACATCGTCCAAAGCTTCATCCTTCGTGGCGCACCGGTTCGAACCGAACAGACCAACAATCCGAGTCGCACCGAGAAGGATGACGGCAACTAGATCGGTAATTGGGCGGCCGCAACATCAGAAAGGTCTCAGCGTTTGCTGGACGCGTGCCTGCGATGGCGGTGGTGGCAACGATCTTCTCTGGCTGCCCCAAGCGCGGGAGAGGCCATTCGACGCTAGCAAGAGTTCGCTCGAACCTGATATCCGTTACCGCAACGACTTCGCTGAGACCACCTCCCAGGCACCATTCTACGATGCCGGCGAACAAGGTCAGCGTTGCCTCGTGAACGGAACCATCTCCCCTCCCCTCCCCTCTTCGAGGTGTCGACGCAAAAGCGAGAACTCTAGACCATCAGGGGATTGGCGTTCAGGCGGCCCTTCGGGAGCAGAGACGGAAATACGTCTACCAGCATGGTCGGTCCCATCGCAGACAAATCGCGTGCACATCCTGCAAGTGGTCCAGCCGCGGTGACATCCAGGATGGCAGTCGGGGCGAGAGCGTCAACCCCATCTGCCTCGCACTCGTCGACTACTTCTACATCCCAAATGCGAGTGGAAAAGATCCTCGCACGTAGCCTATGATCGTCCTGAAACAGCTACGCTTCGTAGTAAATTTTTGGTGTCGAGATCGCGAATACCTGCATGAATTTCTCCGCCGCCGTTAGGCGCCGGGAACTCTGCACGAATTGGAATCGGGCGTCCGTTGTCGAATGCTTACGGTTTTGTGCGAGGCGGCAAGGGGATCACCGACTTTGCCGAGGTCTTCTGCTTTTCGTCTAAATCGCCGGGGCACATTTGTAGGATTCACAATAAAACACACCATGACCAATCGGTGCCGCGGTCTTGCTAAGCTGCAGGATATAAACGGAAAAATCCATTTACTCTACGTTCCGGGTTTATCCACGTTAGCCTTTCGTTAACCTAAAACCCCTTGCTCAAAATGCAGAATCGGCTCTAATAGCTAGTGGCGGAACTTTAGCGGTTTCGCGAAAAGTTCCGCCACTTGCAGGAAATGGATTTTGAGATGGCGAAAACCGCAGCAAAAACAGCGCCGGTCGTCGAAGGGTTGACCGCATTGATGGAGCGTCATGCTGACGCTCTCTCCAGCCAACTTCAAGCACATCATCTCAAGGTCTTCCCGCCGACGTCCGAAAAGGGCATTCGATCCTTTGCACCGTCAGAAGCCTCAAAATTGCTTGGCATCGGTGAGTCTTATCTTAGACAAACTGCTTCGGAAATGCCTGAACTGCACGTTAGTATGAGCCCTGGCGGTCGACGCACGTTCACGATCGAAGATATTCATTCAATCCGTAAGCACCTGGACCTGATTGGCCGCGGGAACCGGCGCTACCTGCCCCATCGTCGCACGGGGGAGCAGCTTCAAGTCGTCTCGGTGATGAATTTCAAAGGCGGCTCGGGCAAGACGACGACAGCCGCGCATCTGGCACAGTACCTGGCAATGCGTGGCTACCGGATTCTCGCGATTGATCTTGATCCCCAAGCAAGCCTTTCCGCACTCTTCGGCAGTCAGCCAGAAACTGACGTTGGTCCGAACGAAACACTCTATGGCGCCATCCGGTATGATGACGAGCAGGTCCCAATCGAGCAGGTTGTCCGAGGAACGTACATCCCGGATCTTCATCTAATTCCTGGCAATCTTGAACTGATGGAGTTCGAGCACGATACCCCGCGCGCGCTTATGAACCGGAAGGAAGGTGACACGCTTTTTTACGGTCGGATCAGTCAGGTCATCGAAGACATCGCGGACAACTACGATGTCGTCGTTATCGATTGCCCTCCCCAACTTGGCTATCTCACGCTTTCAGCTCTGACCGCCGCAACCTCGATCCTCGTCACCGTCCATCCCCAGATGTTGGATGTAATGTCGATGAACCAGTTTCTGGCGATGACCTCGAATCTCCTTCGGGAAATCGAGAACGCAGGCGCCCAGTTCAAGTTCAATTGGATGCGCTACCTCGTCACTCGTTTTGAACCGAGCGATGGCCCGCAGAACCAGATGGTGGGCTATCTGCGTTCGATCTTCGGCGAAAATGTTCTCAATTTTCCGATGCTCAAGACGACCGCCGTTTCGGACGCTGGCCTGACGAATCAAACCCTCTTTGAGGTTGAGCGCGGACAGTTCACGCGCTCGACCTATGATCGGGCCTTAGAGGCGATGAACGCCGTCAACGACGAGATCGAAACTCTAATCAAAAAAGCATGGGGTAGAACCACATGAGTCGGAAGCACCTCCTTGACGTCACCCCGGACGCGCCCGACAGCTCATCAGCTGCTGAACACAGAGCGGCAAAGACTCGCTCCATGCCGCTTCTCGGCGTGACCAGAAAAGAACGAGATCCAGCGACGAAGCTGACTGCAAACATCGGTAACGCGTTGCGCGAGCAAAATGATCGTCTTGGTCGTGCAGAGGAGATCGAGCGGCGTCTCGCCGAAGGTCAGGCCGTGGTTGAACTGAACGCGTCGTCAATCGAGCCGTCCTTCGTTCAGGATCGCATGCAAGGTGATATCGAAGGACTTCTTGCATCCATCCGCGAGCAAGGACAGCAGGTCCCAATCCTTGTGAGACCTCATCCCGTTAAACCCGCGCACTACCAAGTTGCCTTTGGACACCGCCGGCTGCGCGCCGTTTCGGAGCTAGGACTGCCGGTCAAGGCGGTTGTTCGAGACTTGACGGACGAGCAGTTGGTTGTCGCACAGGGTCAGGAAAACAATGAGCGCGAAGACCTCACCTTCATCGAAAAGGCACGTTTCGCACACAAGCTAAACAAGCAGTTTCCACGAGAAATCGTCATCGCGGCTATGT contains:
- the repB gene encoding plasmid partitioning protein RepB, with translation MSRKHLLDVTPDAPDSSSAAEHRAAKTRSMPLLGVTRKERDPATKLTANIGNALREQNDRLGRAEEIERRLAEGQAVVELNASSIEPSFVQDRMQGDIEGLLASIREQGQQVPILVRPHPVKPAHYQVAFGHRRLRAVSELGLPVKAVVRDLTDEQLVVAQGQENNEREDLTFIEKARFAHKLNKQFPREIVIAAMSIDKSNLSKMLLLVDALPSELIDAIGAAPGVGRPSWQQLAELVEKASPPAGAAKYAASEEVQALPSSERFKAVIDHLKPRRTARGLPDVLSTPDGDRLAQVTQSKSKLEITIDRKATPDFAAFVLEHLPALYQEHRAKHQRKQGV
- the repA gene encoding plasmid partitioning protein RepA yields the protein MAKTAAKTAPVVEGLTALMERHADALSSQLQAHHLKVFPPTSEKGIRSFAPSEASKLLGIGESYLRQTASEMPELHVSMSPGGRRTFTIEDIHSIRKHLDLIGRGNRRYLPHRRTGEQLQVVSVMNFKGGSGKTTTAAHLAQYLAMRGYRILAIDLDPQASLSALFGSQPETDVGPNETLYGAIRYDDEQVPIEQVVRGTYIPDLHLIPGNLELMEFEHDTPRALMNRKEGDTLFYGRISQVIEDIADNYDVVVIDCPPQLGYLTLSALTAATSILVTVHPQMLDVMSMNQFLAMTSNLLREIENAGAQFKFNWMRYLVTRFEPSDGPQNQMVGYLRSIFGENVLNFPMLKTTAVSDAGLTNQTLFEVERGQFTRSTYDRALEAMNAVNDEIETLIKKAWGRTT
- a CDS encoding zinc-dependent alcohol dehydrogenase; this translates as MQVSVHIRTVGVSGSERSRMEVRGLVITCPRKVEEWTLSVPLAVSSEVGVRIELCGLCTPEQRVYRGAKPTYPYWGGHELSGTIVFLPDDVPDGLRVGDRVAVLLMRRCGQCRACRLGLDNHCAYLNPKARGGVPQGPGGLANFVGVPAYQVFSVPSFLAPERAALVEPVACVARGINRARAKAGDTVAVIGGGTMGLLHSILLTTKGCDVYLFDDDVATHGPVMSTGAHATGSVHSLSDPKLVEKLTDGWGFDCIFCTRFGVRGIQGAIAAASRGARIVLYQSIPTSDLLSVGANFLHYREIELIGTIAQSADDVRNAIRTIVEHAARFDVLQVNLWPSSNAQEAFEQALDPRVNRVMLDFR